From a single Hymenobacter sp. YIM 151500-1 genomic region:
- a CDS encoding DUF547 domain-containing protein: MKLLFHLAVLAGLALAPLVGRSQYLRYATTINPTSPTSKPISHAPYDALLKKYVDERGLVNYRGLRADSAALTAYLRTVSDNPPNARWSRDEQLAYWLNAYNAFTLQRVLRGYPVKSIRDLGGSRTLINTVWDQRFIRLGREKYCLNDLEQRLIRRNFNDYRIHFALVCAALSCPRLRREAYVGSRLQQQLDDQAVDFLNDPTKNKLTPPQAPQLSAIFDFYPGDFKKGNNTIPQTVNRYARQKISPTAKLGYLEYNWNLNEQGR; encoded by the coding sequence ATGAAGCTACTCTTTCACCTGGCCGTGCTGGCTGGGCTGGCCCTTGCTCCGCTAGTCGGCCGCAGCCAGTACCTGCGCTACGCCACCACCATCAATCCCACCTCGCCCACCAGCAAGCCTATCAGCCACGCGCCCTACGATGCCCTGCTGAAAAAGTACGTGGACGAGCGCGGCCTTGTGAACTACCGCGGCTTGCGCGCCGACAGCGCCGCCCTCACCGCCTACCTGCGCACGGTCAGCGACAACCCGCCTAATGCCCGCTGGAGCCGCGACGAGCAGCTGGCCTACTGGCTGAATGCCTACAACGCCTTCACGCTCCAGCGGGTGCTGCGCGGCTACCCCGTCAAGAGCATCCGCGACCTAGGCGGCTCCCGCACGCTGATCAACACGGTCTGGGACCAGCGCTTCATCCGGCTGGGCCGGGAAAAATACTGCCTCAACGACCTGGAGCAGCGCCTTATTCGCCGCAACTTCAACGACTACCGCATTCACTTTGCCCTGGTGTGCGCGGCGCTGTCGTGCCCGCGGCTGCGGCGCGAAGCCTACGTGGGCAGCCGCCTCCAGCAGCAGCTCGACGACCAGGCCGTGGACTTCCTCAACGACCCCACCAAAAATAAGCTGACGCCTCCCCAGGCCCCGCAACTTTCCGCCATTTTCGACTTCTACCCCGGCGACTTTAAAAAAGGCAATAACACCATCCCGCAAACCGTCAACCGCTACGCCCGCCAGAAAATCAGCCCCACCGCCAAGCTCGGCTACCTGGAGTACAACTGGAATTTGAATGAGCAGGGCAGGTGA
- a CDS encoding outer membrane protein assembly factor, whose protein sequence is MRISYLALLPLLLAGPVAAQQLPAAPAGDSAATTAAAASPRRDKPSFIPLPIVFSQPETGLGYGLALLPVWRWAAAGPETRKSNARLLAWRTQKSQSLVQLTHNVFTPGEKLLLTGEASYFHRFPINYYGTGPHTRLVNKSVIQYQLLILQQRVLRRVAPNWFAGGLYRLTHLRDVRLREGINQDPTRSRLFDRPAREYQQNTLTSGLGPALLYDGRDNVLSTFQGSYLDVSTLFNARALGSELPFTRFTFDARHFRQLALTGRPVLALQLVGQFHAGRVPFRELANLGGDRVLRGYYEGRYRDRQLLALQAELRCPLFWRFGAVLFGGLGQVGYRPLELVQNSPKGAAGAGLRFAFNRADRLNLRLDYGRGKTSSGVYFSINEAF, encoded by the coding sequence ATGCGCATTAGCTACCTGGCTCTGCTGCCCCTACTGCTGGCCGGACCCGTCGCAGCCCAGCAGCTCCCCGCTGCTCCCGCCGGCGACTCAGCGGCCACCACGGCGGCCGCGGCCTCACCCCGGCGCGACAAGCCCAGCTTTATTCCGCTGCCCATCGTGTTTTCGCAGCCCGAAACGGGGCTGGGCTACGGCCTGGCTTTGCTGCCAGTGTGGCGTTGGGCCGCGGCGGGCCCCGAAACACGCAAGTCCAACGCCCGCCTGCTGGCCTGGCGCACTCAGAAAAGCCAGAGCCTGGTCCAGCTCACGCACAATGTGTTTACGCCCGGCGAAAAGCTGCTGCTAACCGGTGAGGCCAGCTACTTTCACCGGTTTCCCATCAACTACTACGGCACTGGTCCCCACACCCGCCTAGTCAATAAGTCAGTTATCCAGTATCAGTTGCTTATCCTGCAGCAGCGGGTGCTGCGGCGGGTGGCGCCCAACTGGTTTGCGGGCGGCCTCTACCGCCTCACTCACCTGCGCGACGTGCGCCTGCGCGAAGGCATTAACCAGGACCCGACGCGCAGCCGCTTGTTTGATCGGCCGGCCCGTGAGTACCAGCAGAATACGCTTACCTCAGGCCTGGGCCCGGCCCTGCTCTACGACGGCCGCGACAACGTGCTGAGCACTTTCCAGGGCAGCTACCTGGATGTAAGCACGCTGTTTAATGCCCGGGCACTGGGCTCGGAGCTGCCTTTCACCCGGTTCACCTTCGATGCTCGCCACTTCCGCCAGCTGGCCCTTACTGGCCGGCCGGTGCTGGCGTTGCAGCTGGTGGGGCAGTTTCACGCGGGCCGGGTGCCGTTTCGGGAGCTGGCCAACCTGGGCGGCGACCGGGTGCTGCGCGGCTACTACGAGGGCCGCTACCGCGACCGGCAGCTGCTGGCCCTGCAAGCCGAGCTGCGCTGCCCGTTGTTCTGGCGCTTCGGCGCGGTGCTGTTCGGGGGCCTGGGCCAGGTGGGCTACCGCCCCCTGGAGCTGGTTCAAAACAGCCCCAAGGGTGCCGCGGGTGCCGGCCTACGCTTCGCCTTCAACCGCGCCGACCGCCTCAACCTCCGCCTCGACTACGGCCGCGGCAAAACGTCCTCCGGTGTGTATTTCAGTATTAACGAGGCGTTTTAG
- a CDS encoding sugar MFS transporter translates to MAAPLASSSPTTTTAAASRSYALPMAAMTSLFFLFGAVTNFNDVLMPYLKDVCQLTDLQSSLVQSAFFGAYFLMSLPAGLVLKKLGYQRGIVLGLLVMGAGALLFIPAANSRTFGVFLLGLGVLGAGITLLQVAANPYVSILGPASGAASRVSIVGVANNFGGTLSPLLGGMLLFGGSAALKARLAALPLEQRLAEEATLVKGPYIGLAVFLAVLAGVFALLKLPELETFAEGGATKQTETDSAAPALRRSALDYPHLVLGIAAIFVYVGVEVGLGSFLIRFGESQGIGQLSGFTQGLVRGLNVAVNFVAVLFGQPPAPVETTAGFTKAVGAVLVSSYWFGSLVGRLAGIPLLSRLDARKALVAVCLTALLAVLASVLVRGEAALWLVVLCGLCNSIMWPVIFPLAITGLGTHTKQGSSFLIMAIVGGAVIPLLMGFVATYLGGLRVAFLLPALCYAYLLYYALRGYRVR, encoded by the coding sequence ATGGCCGCACCCCTCGCCTCTTCCTCTCCCACCACTACCACCGCTGCCGCCAGCCGCTCCTACGCGCTGCCCATGGCGGCTATGACTTCCCTGTTCTTCCTGTTTGGGGCCGTCACCAACTTCAACGACGTGCTCATGCCCTACCTCAAGGACGTGTGCCAGCTCACCGATTTGCAGTCGTCGTTGGTGCAGTCGGCGTTTTTTGGGGCGTATTTTCTGATGTCGTTGCCGGCGGGGCTTGTTCTGAAGAAGCTGGGCTACCAGCGCGGCATCGTGCTGGGGCTGCTGGTGATGGGGGCCGGGGCGCTGCTGTTTATTCCGGCGGCCAACTCGCGCACGTTTGGGGTGTTTCTGCTGGGCCTGGGGGTGCTCGGGGCCGGCATTACGTTGCTGCAAGTAGCGGCTAACCCCTACGTTTCCATTCTGGGGCCGGCCAGCGGGGCAGCCAGCCGGGTGAGCATCGTGGGCGTGGCCAACAACTTCGGGGGCACCCTCTCGCCGCTGCTGGGCGGTATGCTGCTGTTTGGCGGGTCGGCGGCGCTGAAGGCGCGGCTGGCGGCCCTGCCGCTGGAGCAGCGCCTGGCCGAGGAAGCCACGCTGGTGAAGGGCCCCTACATTGGGCTGGCCGTATTTTTGGCCGTGCTGGCCGGCGTGTTTGCCTTACTGAAGCTGCCGGAGCTGGAAACCTTTGCCGAAGGCGGCGCAACCAAACAAACGGAAACCGACAGCGCCGCTCCGGCCCTGCGCCGCTCGGCCCTGGACTACCCGCACCTGGTGCTGGGCATAGCGGCCATTTTCGTGTACGTGGGCGTGGAGGTAGGACTGGGCTCGTTCCTGATTCGCTTTGGTGAGTCTCAGGGCATCGGGCAGCTGAGTGGCTTCACCCAAGGGCTGGTGCGGGGGCTGAACGTGGCCGTCAATTTTGTAGCTGTGCTGTTTGGGCAGCCCCCCGCGCCGGTCGAAACCACGGCCGGCTTCACCAAGGCCGTGGGCGCCGTGCTGGTGTCGTCGTACTGGTTTGGCTCGTTGGTGGGCCGCCTGGCCGGTATTCCGCTGCTTTCCCGCCTCGATGCGCGCAAAGCCCTGGTGGCGGTGTGCCTCACGGCCCTGCTGGCGGTGCTGGCCTCGGTGCTGGTGCGCGGCGAGGCGGCCCTGTGGCTGGTGGTGCTCTGCGGCCTGTGCAACTCTATTATGTGGCCCGTTATCTTCCCGCTGGCCATTACGGGCCTGGGTACCCACACCAAGCAGGGCTCGTCTTTCCTGATTATGGCCATTGTAGGCGGGGCCGTTATTCCCCTGCTCATGGGTTTTGTGGCTACGTATCTGGGCGGGCTGCGGGTGGCGTTTCTGCTGCCGGCCCTGTGCTACGCCTACCTGCTCTACTACGCCCTGCGCGGCTACCGGGTGCGGTAA
- a CDS encoding THUMP domain-containing class I SAM-dependent RNA methyltransferase, translating into MTATTQFGLEEVLAQELRQLGAKIDRVGQRAVEFTGDMQLLYEACLWCRTAMRVLRPFAGFYARDERALYREVSRVDWQRFIQPDQTFAITAVVNKSSFEHSLFVAQLTKDAIVDQFRQRLGRRPSVDVKNPDIRLHLHMLENEVTLSLDASGESLHKRGYRQQTNVAPLNEALAAGILLLTGWDGRKTLIDPMCGSGTFLTEAALIAQRIAPGLYHQGKFGFENWPDFDAALWESVQLDARQARLEEPQAYLAGSDLSREYIELARQNVAAADLEDFIRLGVRDVREAKAPAKEAPGLVVMNPPYGERIGEEAEMEALYKTIGDTLKAGFQGYDAYIFTGNLEAAKRIGLKASRRIPLYNGPIDCRLLKFELYQGTRKPHPLAPSPKERGD; encoded by the coding sequence ATGACTGCCACCACCCAGTTTGGGCTGGAAGAGGTGCTGGCCCAGGAGCTGCGCCAGCTGGGGGCGAAGATTGACCGGGTAGGCCAGCGGGCCGTGGAATTCACCGGCGACATGCAGCTGCTCTACGAAGCCTGCCTGTGGTGCCGCACGGCTATGCGCGTGCTGCGGCCCTTCGCCGGCTTCTACGCCCGCGACGAACGGGCCCTGTACCGCGAGGTAAGCCGCGTGGACTGGCAGCGGTTTATCCAGCCCGACCAAACCTTCGCCATTACGGCCGTCGTCAACAAGTCGTCGTTTGAGCACTCCTTATTCGTGGCCCAGCTCACCAAAGACGCCATCGTGGACCAGTTCCGCCAGCGCCTCGGCCGCCGCCCCAGCGTAGACGTGAAGAACCCCGACATCCGCCTGCACCTGCACATGCTCGAAAACGAGGTGACCCTGAGCCTCGACGCCTCGGGCGAGTCGCTACACAAGCGCGGCTACCGCCAGCAAACCAACGTGGCGCCCCTGAATGAGGCCCTGGCCGCCGGTATCCTGCTGCTTACCGGCTGGGACGGCCGCAAGACCCTCATCGACCCAATGTGCGGCTCGGGCACCTTCCTCACCGAAGCCGCCCTCATTGCCCAACGCATTGCGCCGGGCCTCTACCACCAGGGCAAGTTCGGCTTCGAGAACTGGCCCGACTTCGACGCGGCCCTCTGGGAATCGGTGCAGCTCGACGCCCGGCAGGCCCGCCTGGAGGAGCCCCAGGCCTACCTCGCCGGCTCCGACCTGTCCCGCGAATACATCGAGCTGGCCCGCCAAAACGTGGCCGCCGCCGACCTCGAAGACTTCATCCGCCTGGGTGTGCGCGACGTGCGCGAAGCCAAAGCCCCCGCTAAAGAAGCACCCGGCCTGGTCGTCATGAACCCGCCCTACGGCGAAAGAATCGGGGAGGAAGCCGAGATGGAAGCTCTCTACAAAACCATCGGCGACACGCTCAAAGCCGGCTTCCAGGGCTACGACGCCTACATCTTCACCGGCAACCTGGAAGCCGCCAAGCGCATCGGCCTGAAAGCCTCCCGCCGCATCCCCCTCTACAACGGCCCTATCGACTGCCGCCTGCTGAAGTTTGAGCTGTATCAGGGCACGCGGAAACCTCACCCCCTAGCCCCCTCTCCAAAAGAGAGGGGGGACTAG
- the recQ gene encoding DNA helicase RecQ, giving the protein MLFAAEPLAPTLDSARRVLKQYYGYDTFRPMQEDIIQNILGGQDTVVLMPTGGGKSICFQVPAVVREGVCVVVSPLIALMKDQVEALKANGIQAAYINSSIGSSEQNNIAADCLNGYLKLLYVSPEKLLSEGFMTFLKRVKLSMFAIDEAHCISSWGHDFRPEYTQLRVLREQFPQVPIIALTATADRLTQRDIQQQLRLREPRVFLSSFDRPNLNLIVRPGQDRINGILEFLERHQGEAGIIYCLSRKQCETLTQKIQAKGIKAGYYHAGLTPNQRGAVQEAFLKDDVQVIVATIAFGMGIDKSNVRWVIHYNLPKNIEGYYQEIGRAGRDGSPATAVLFYSFGDVMSLRDMLTKENPSLTQLNLTKLERMQQFAEAASCRRKILLNYFGETLTQDCGNCDICRNPPTTFDGTELAQKALSAVVRGREKLSINLLIDVLRGMRNQAVLSAGLDQIKTYGAGRDLPYLDWYSYIHQMLNDGLLYIAYEEGYALKITDLGRQVLQGQRPVSMKKFQPAEKAEKAPRGRKAQSAPAAAPATREAQLFEALRTLRKRIADEQGVPPYVIFTDSTLQEMAVERPVNRTAMLAISGVGMKKFETYGEAFIREVLAHGGNPAALDEDEDAAPLAGLDPDDPGAPRAPRKREVNTEAGGTIDTTYQLHRLGLSVEAIAERRALAVSTVQTHLTNCYAKGLDLRIEEFLKPEELAEIQTAQAQLGGSPMLRDLFDHLREKYDYFKLRLALMYFKKLRGE; this is encoded by the coding sequence ATGTTATTTGCCGCCGAACCCCTCGCGCCTACCCTCGATTCTGCCCGCCGCGTCCTGAAGCAGTACTACGGCTACGATACCTTCCGGCCCATGCAGGAAGACATCATCCAGAACATCCTCGGCGGCCAGGATACGGTGGTGCTCATGCCCACGGGCGGGGGCAAAAGCATCTGCTTCCAGGTGCCGGCCGTGGTGCGCGAGGGCGTGTGCGTGGTCGTCTCGCCGCTGATTGCCCTGATGAAAGATCAGGTGGAAGCCCTGAAAGCCAACGGCATCCAGGCCGCCTACATCAACAGTAGCATTGGGTCGAGTGAGCAAAACAACATCGCCGCCGATTGCCTCAATGGTTACCTCAAACTGCTCTACGTCTCGCCCGAAAAGCTCTTGTCGGAAGGGTTTATGACCTTTCTCAAGCGGGTCAAGCTGAGCATGTTCGCCATCGACGAGGCCCACTGCATCTCGTCGTGGGGCCACGATTTCCGGCCCGAGTACACCCAGCTGCGGGTGCTGCGGGAGCAGTTTCCGCAGGTGCCCATCATTGCCCTCACCGCCACCGCCGACCGCCTCACCCAGCGCGACATTCAGCAGCAGCTGCGCCTGCGCGAGCCGCGGGTGTTTCTATCGAGCTTCGACCGGCCTAACCTTAACCTCATCGTGCGGCCAGGGCAGGACCGCATCAACGGCATTCTGGAGTTTCTGGAGCGCCACCAGGGCGAGGCGGGCATCATTTACTGCCTCTCGCGCAAGCAGTGCGAAACGCTGACTCAGAAAATCCAAGCTAAGGGCATCAAGGCGGGCTACTACCACGCCGGCCTTACGCCTAACCAACGCGGGGCCGTGCAGGAGGCGTTTCTGAAGGATGACGTGCAGGTAATCGTGGCCACTATTGCCTTCGGCATGGGCATCGACAAGAGCAACGTGCGCTGGGTGATTCACTACAACCTGCCCAAGAACATCGAAGGCTACTACCAGGAAATCGGCCGCGCGGGCCGCGACGGCAGCCCGGCCACCGCGGTGCTGTTCTATTCCTTCGGGGATGTGATGAGCCTGCGCGACATGCTCACCAAGGAAAACCCCAGCCTCACCCAGCTCAACCTCACCAAGCTGGAGCGCATGCAGCAGTTTGCCGAGGCTGCCTCCTGCCGCCGCAAAATCCTGCTCAACTACTTCGGCGAAACCCTAACCCAGGACTGCGGCAACTGCGACATCTGCCGCAATCCGCCCACCACCTTCGACGGCACCGAGCTGGCCCAGAAAGCCCTGTCGGCCGTGGTGCGGGGCCGCGAGAAGCTCAGCATCAACCTGCTGATTGACGTGCTGCGCGGCATGCGCAACCAGGCCGTGCTCAGCGCTGGGCTAGACCAAATCAAAACCTACGGCGCCGGCCGCGACCTGCCCTACCTCGACTGGTACAGCTACATCCACCAGATGCTCAACGATGGCCTGCTGTACATTGCTTACGAGGAAGGCTACGCCCTAAAAATCACCGACCTCGGCCGCCAGGTGCTGCAAGGCCAGCGTCCCGTGTCCATGAAGAAGTTCCAGCCCGCCGAGAAGGCCGAAAAAGCCCCGCGCGGCCGCAAAGCGCAGTCGGCCCCGGCTGCGGCTCCCGCCACCCGCGAGGCCCAGCTGTTCGAGGCCCTGCGCACCCTGCGCAAGCGCATCGCCGACGAGCAAGGCGTGCCGCCCTACGTCATCTTCACCGACTCTACGCTCCAGGAAATGGCCGTGGAGCGGCCCGTCAACCGCACGGCCATGCTGGCCATTTCGGGCGTGGGCATGAAGAAATTTGAGACCTACGGCGAGGCCTTCATTCGCGAAGTGCTGGCCCACGGCGGCAACCCCGCCGCCCTGGACGAAGACGAGGATGCCGCCCCGCTGGCCGGTCTCGACCCCGATGACCCCGGCGCACCCCGCGCCCCGCGCAAACGGGAGGTGAACACCGAAGCCGGCGGCACCATCGACACCACCTACCAGCTGCACCGCCTGGGCCTGAGTGTGGAGGCCATTGCCGAACGCCGCGCCCTGGCCGTATCCACCGTGCAAACCCACCTGACCAACTGCTACGCCAAGGGCCTGGACCTGCGCATTGAGGAGTTTTTGAAGCCCGAGGAGCTGGCCGAAATCCAGACCGCCCAGGCCCAGCTCGGCGGCAGCCCCATGCTCCGCGACCTGTTCGACCACCTGCGCGAGAAATACGACTACTTCAAGCTCCGCCTGGCCCTGATGTACTTCAAGAAGCTGCGCGGGGAGTAA